Proteins from a single region of Xiphophorus maculatus strain JP 163 A chromosome 22, X_maculatus-5.0-male, whole genome shotgun sequence:
- the dlk2 gene encoding protein delta homolog 2, which yields MSAIRGGGVLLLLSCVCLMLLAPSPGAGEGSNCSCNATNSRCDEFGVCRCDPGWDGELCQRCVTMPGCVHGSCLQPWQCACQPGWGGRFCDKDLSVCSQQPCLNGATCLLEDSGDFRCLCPDGFHGPTCRRRKGPCLQRRSPCKNGGLCEDADGFAAELVCRCLAGFTGPRCETDIDDCLMGPCATGATCVDGVNRFSCLCPVGFSGRFCTVNMDDCASQPCRNGGRCLDRAGGFRCLCRPGFAGTTCETPPSPASPSPSVWTTRARDTSHHDNRKVKVTVKERGAGGLSDLQLVVVLVLTSVSVGVVALTAALVLHAPCRRRGHAPCWLSPSPRSRREPGDQPEHRISFLNAAEPQKKKLNIEVV from the exons ATGTCGGCGATCCGAGGTGGGggcgtcctgctgctgctgagctgcGTGTGCCTCATGCTCTTAGCCCCGTCCCCTGGTGCAGGTGAAG GAAGCAACTGCAGCTGCAACGCTACCAACAGCCGCTGTGATGAGTTCGGAGTCTGCAG GTGTGATCCGGGCTGGGACGGTGAGCTGTGCCAGCGCTGCGTGACGATGCCGGGTTGCGTGCACGGCTCCTGCCTGCAGCCGTGGCAGTGCGCGTGTCAGCCGGGCTGGGGCGGCCGATTCTGCGACAAAG ACCTCAGCGTGTGTTCCCAGCAGCCCTGCCTCAACGGCGCCACCTGTCTGCTGGAGGACAGCGGAGACTTCCGCTGCTTGTGTCCAGACGGTTTTCATGGTCCGACCTGCCGGAGGAGGAAGGGGCCGTGTCTCCAGAGAAG gtCCCCGTGTAAAAATGGCGGCCTGTGTGAGGACGCTGACGGCTTTGCGGCAGAGCTTGTGTGCCGCTGCCTCGCCGGATTCACGGGGCCCCGCTGTGAGACCGACATCGACGACTGCTTGATGGGGCCGTGTGCCACCGGCGCCACCTGTGTGGATGGAGTTAACCGGTTCTCCTGCCTCTGCCCGGTCGGGTTCTCGGGCCGGTTCTGCACGGTCAACATGGATGACTGCGCCAGCCAGCCCTGCCGAAACGGCGGGCGCTGCCTCGACCGCGCCGGAGGCTTCCGCTGCCTCTGCCGGCCAGGATTCGCCGGAACCACCTGTGAAACGCCGCCGAGCCCCGCCAGCCCCAGCCCGTCGGTCTGGACCACGCGGGCCCGGGACACTAGTCACCATGACAACAGGAAGGTAAAGGTGACGGTGAAGGAGCGCGGCGCCGGCGGACTGTCTGACCTGCAGCTCGTGGTCGTGTTGGTTCTGACGAGCGTGTCTGTAGGCGTGGTGGCGCTGACCGCCGCTCTGGTCCTCCACGCCCCCTGCCGACGCCGTGGCcacgccccctgctggttgtCCCCATCGCCGCGCAGCAGGCGGGAACCCGGCGACCAGCCAGAGCATCGGATCAGCTTCCTGAATGCAGCAGaaccacagaaaaagaaactcaaCATAGAAGTTGTTTAg
- the lrrc73 gene encoding leucine-rich repeat-containing protein 73 yields the protein MLAASIQVSGEPLSAVEVQDICDRLREDGVRLLSVRGCRLSDRDFGRLCRGVAASRCLAQLNLNLGVVSSIGRARHLADALAANRSLQTLFLHGSPLLDAGLEALNPALAAHPALVCLDLGDCLLGDAALALICGMLPPDGAKSGLRELTLSANPRISTKAWARFSVAVAHSSQLRVLNLDYNPLGDQIAAMLAVAVASSRTLEVLDLEGTGLTNQSAQVFLDMVENYPTCLRVLVLAENEVSPELQQQISDLLSEGEEDGREAPPPAGHAPSSALQPIREKPLPWLPHSNSSPPTVVLTSGVGESLLAEIEIDHAHFLPERCHFLD from the exons ATGCTGGCGGCCTCCATCCAGGTCAGCGGGGAGCCGCTGTCGGCGGTCGAGGTTCAGGATATCTGCGACCGGCTGAGGGAGGACGGGGTCCGGCTGCTCTCGGTCCGCGGCTGCCGGCTGTCGGACCGGGACTTCGGGCGGCTCTGCCGCGGCGTGGCCGCCTCGCGCTGCCTGGCGCAGCTCAACCTCAATCTGGGCGTGGTCTCCAGCATCGGCCGAGCGCGCCACCTGGCGGACGCCTTGGCGGCCAACCGCTCCCTGCAGACGCTGTT CCTCCACGGCAGCCCCCTGCTGGACGCCGGCCTGGAGGCCCTGAACCCGGCGCTGGCCGCCCACCCGGCGCTGGTCTGCCTGGACCTGGGCGACTGCCTGCTGGGGGACGCGGCGCTGGCGCTGATCTGCGGGATGCTGCCGCCGGACGGAGCCAAATCAG gtctcaggGAGCTGACTCTCAGCGCCAACCCACGGATCAGCACCAAGGCCTGGGCCCGGTTCTCGGTGGCGGTGGCTCACAGCTCCCAGCTCCGGGTCCTCAACCTGGACTACAATCCACTGG GGGACCAAATTGCGGCCATGCTAGCGGTTGCCGTGGCGTCCAGTAGAACCCTGGAGGTTCTGGACCTGGAGGGAACCGGACTGACCAACCAGTCGGCTCAg gtGTTCCTGGACATGGTGGAGAATTACCCCACCTGCCttcgggttctggttctggccgAGAACGAAGTGAGTccggagctgcagcagcagatcagCGACCTGCTGTCTGAAGGGGAGGAGGACGGCCgggaggctccgccccctgcaGGCCACGCCCCCAGCAGTGccctgcagccaatcagagagaaGCCCCTCCCCTGGCTCCCCCACAGCA ACTCCAGTCCGCCCACGGTCGTGCTGACGTCAGGAGTAGGCGAGAGCCTATTGGCTGAAATTGAAATTGACCACGCCCACTTCCTGCCAGAGCGTTGTCACTTCCTGGACTGA
- the mea1 gene encoding LOW QUALITY PROTEIN: male-enhanced antigen 1 (The sequence of the model RefSeq protein was modified relative to this genomic sequence to represent the inferred CDS: deleted 1 base in 1 codon), which yields MRSISSRAERAHGHALMSSFHDSAASQSRFGSNGTASIRTGSDSDPGGKGGLGLLQPGSSAVGRAEGVRAPGVFLQGCVSWMEVCRSAMGPERVLPSSEDELGEDERPVDGAVLPGGEDGVEEEEEEESGGYYYQPLNQDPDGPGEPEEEDRGDTSHSEQLQQLQHRIEVMGLHLPEAPPPDSDEEEDPEGAAAQRSRASIPMDPAHVELVKRTMAGVALPSLGVPPWAQQISDAQWSDLVQNALQERQSSAGLRMLRRNHVP from the exons ATGAGATCGATCAGCTCACGCGCGGAGCGGGCACACGGTCACGCGCTGATGTCATCATTCCACGATTCCGCCGCAAGCCAGAGCAGGTTCGGCTCCAACGGGACGGCGAGcatcagaaccggttctgattCCGACCCGGGCGGTAAGGGAGGCCTGGGGCTCCTGCAGCCGGGCAGCAGCGCTGTTGGTCGGGCAGAGGGAGTCCGGGCG CCCGGTGTGTTCCTGCAG GGCTGCGTGTCGTGGATGGAAGTGTGCCGCTCAGCGATGGGACCAGAGAGAGTGCTGCCGAGCTCAGAGGACGAGCTGGGGGAGGACGAGCGTCCGGTGGACGGGGCGGTGCTGCCTGGGGGGGAGGACGgagtggaggaagaggaggaggaggagagcggCGGGTACTACTACCAGCCTCTGAACCAGGACCCGGACGGACCCGGGGAGCCGGAGGAGGAGGACAGGGGGGACACGTCCCACtcggagcagctgcagcagctgcagcacaggATAGAG GTGATGGGTCTGCACCTACCTGAAGCTCCGCCCCCAGACAGCGACGAGGAGGAGGACCCGGAGGGGGCGGCGGCGCAGAGGAGCCGAGCGTCCATCCCCATGGATCCAG CCCATGTGGAGCTGGTGAAGAGGACGATGGCGGGCGTGGCGCTGCCCTCGCTCGGCGTGCCGCCCTGGGCGCAGCAGATCTCCGACGCCCAGTGGAGCGATCTGGTCCAGAACGCGCTGCAGGAGCGCCAGAGTTCTGCCGGGCTGCGGATGCTGCGCCGGAACCACGTCCCCTGA